AGTTCTCGTTCGTTAGATTGTTCACTAGCAGCGAGATGGTGTGCTTGCCCGCGAAAGTATAGCCAGCCGAAAAGTCGAGGGTCATGTAGCGCGGATAGGTGATTTGAGGCGACTTAACATCCGTAAAGTCGGTGTCCTTGCGGTAGCCCGCATAGTGCCCGGTTAGGCGAGCATTCAGGCCATTCTCCGTGCTGCCATACGTCACGCCGTAGTTGCCGCTCAGCTTGGCCACATTGAAAATATCCCGCTTTGTTTGGGAGTTATCGAGGTTGTTGGTGATGTCTTCGGCCTTGAAGATGCGGGTGCCGCCGGCAAAGACGCGGAGCGAGTAGCGGTTATCGGCGAGTGCGCCGAAGTCATAACCTAGCTCGGTTTCCAGGCCGCGAATCTGGCTGTCGTTGGCATTCACGTAGGTTGTGCGCGAAGCAACGGTGTAGCCTTCCGGGGTTGTCTCGCCTGCGGGGTTCGTGGTGCGGGTGGTGATGCGGTTACGTACCTGCGTAGCGAAGTAGGTTACGTCGGCAGAGAAGCCGGTGGTCGGGCGGCCGAAGCGCACGCCGGCGTCCCAGGTCACGCTGTTCTCGTTCTTCAGATCGGCATTGCCTTGCGTGATAGATACTTGCTTCGTGGCATTGGGACTAGTCTGGGAATAGCCGGCCACGTTGTAGGCATCTGGGGTCACGTAGGCGCGGCCGATGGTGGCGTGCGCCCGCAGGCCATCTAATAGCTCGTATTGGGCGCCGAGGCTAGGGCTGAAGAAGGGGTTGGTGGTTTTGCCGGGCGTGAACGAAGTGAGCAGGTCGGTTTGCTTCACGTTGTAGGTGATGAAATCGTAGCGCACGCCGGGCGTCACGATCAGCTTATCCTCCAGCAAGCTCAGTTGACCTTGGGCGTAAATGCCGGTCGTGTTCAGCTCGTAGTTAGGGTTGAACGGAGCTAGGTTGGCGCCGGTAGCATTGTAGCGTAGCGAGTTGCTGGTCGCCTCATTGTGGTCGAGGCCCACCGTGATGCTCTGCCGGCCTAGCTTGATAATGTCCTTTACCTGAAGACCTTTCCACAAGTACTGGCTCTGAAAGGAGCGGTACGGCGCGATGGGTGTGTTGCCGGTATAGAGGGTGTTGTTGTTGTTCGTCTCCTTGGAAGTGTAGGCGCGCACCAATAGCTGGTGGTGGTCGTAGTCGGCTGTTACGCCCACGTCGAGGTTTGCACGCTCAATATCCTTGGTGGTGTTGCCTAGGTCTCCGTAGTACACATCATTGGGTGACTGCACATTGCGCGCCACGAAGGACTCGCCACGCACGTCGAGGCGCCAGTGCTGACTGAGCTGGTAGCCCAAGCGCAACGCTCCCGAGTAGTAGTTGAGCTTAGTATAGCGGCGGCGCTGCCCGTCGGCGCGCTTGTCGTCGGTGCTCAGCGAGGTGCCGTCGGCGTACAGCTTGGTGGCTTCCGCACCGTCGAGCTCGCGGCGGAAGAGGCCCTTTTTACCTAGCTTATAATCCTGAGCGCGGTCGAACATCGAGAAGGACAGGTCGAAATCGAGCTTCTCGGTGATGTTGCCGCCGGTTGCGCCGCCTAGCTTAACAGTTTGGTAGCTACCATATTCCGTGAACAGCGACGAGCGCACTGCCCCGCGCGACTGGCGCGTAATCACGTTTACCACGCCGCCCATGGCCTGCGAGCCATAGAGCGCCGAGGCGGGCCCTTTCAGCACTTCAATTTGCTGCACGCTACCTAGGTCAAGCGTGGCGAGGTTGGTGGTACCAGCAGGTCGGCCATCGACGAGCAGCAGCGCCCGTTGGTTCAGACCACTGCTCTGGGGCCGGAAGCCCCGAATGCCCACGCCTGCCAGCAATCCTGGGTACTGAATTACATCTACTGAAGCATTCTTCTTCAGCACGTCCGTAAACTCCTGGTAGGGCGTGGCGCGCAGATCCTTCTGCGTGATAACCTGAATCTGCTGGGGTAGTTTCGCACGCTCCGCACCCGAACGGGTGGCCGTCACCACGACCTCGCCCAACCGCTGCCGATTCAGCGTGTCGGCCAGTACCTGCGCCTGCGCGCCTTGCAGCGTGCCCACGAGAAGCACTGTACCCAACATGAGCTTGATCTCAATGCGAGTAGCTGTGTGATGGCGGCGTAAACGTTTTTTCTTCATGAGTTTTGCCGGGAAAGCCGGCCAGGGGAAAGTGAAAAAGAATGCTGGCTAACAGCCACTTGGTTGCGGGTAGATGGGTTGGTCTTACGCTGGAAGTCGGGCCAAAATGCGCCGGGCAACACACCTAGGTCGGGCAGGGCACGCAGGGGAAAAGGCGCGCAAACCGCATCAAAAGCTAGGCTGGCGGGGCTTACTGAACTGGCTTGTAGTAGTAGAGTTGCCACTTGGGCAGTAGCTCGGGGTGCAGGATCTTAATCAGATCCGACAGCACCACGTCGGGGTGCACGGCGCCCGATTCCCAGTAGTCGTTGGAGCCCTGCGCGTTCGTGCGCTTGTTATTGTTGTAGAGCCGATTGTTTTTGAACGGGGCGAAGGCTGCGTAGCGCGTATCCTGGGCCGTGATGTCGGTCTTAGTGTTGGCCGAGCCGGTTTGTAGCCAATAGTCGGCACTGAGCGCTACAGGCGACACCGTTTCAAACGAAAGGGCGAGGCTGCCTTGGGGCGATTTGGTCTTATCCCAGGCATAGGTGGTGCCCGCGTCGCGCAGAAATTGCGCCATGTAGCTGTCCATATCCGGCACGTGCCACACGTCCTTAAACGGCAGACCCACAATTACTTTCGGCTTCTTGGCGGCTTTCTGACCGAGGGCGGCTAGGCGCTGGTAGTCGCGCACCACTTGGCCAAACTTCTGGTTGACCAAGTCTTCCTTGTTGAGCAAGGCAGCCATCACCTTCACCCACTCCGCCCGACCTAGGGGCGTCGACTCGACCCACTCGGAGTTGATCATCACGGGCACGCCGGCTGCTTGCAGGGTTTGAAAGCGGCTGAGACCTTGACCAGGCCACCCGGTGCTCATCACTAAGTCGGGGTGCTGAGCGATAAGCAGCTCATTATTAAGCTCCCGGCCCTGCCCGGCATTGATGATCTTGCCCTCGGCAATGCGCTGCCGCACCCGCGGGGCCGAAGCGTATTTGAAGTCGCCTAAGCCGACAATCACATCGTCGGCCCCTAGGAAATCGGCCAGTGCCACGTGCATTGACGATAGCGCCACCAAGCTGCGAATAGGCGTTTGAATGACAACCGCATCGGTGTAGCCGGCCGGGCGAGTAACGCCCCGGGGCACCAGCAAATAGCGCGTCGCCGTCGTTTTCTGCTCGAAAGGACTCAGGATGGTTATTACCTTACAACCACCTACGTAGCTGATGGTAAAGCCTTTGGCAAATTGAACCGTCGTTCGTCCGCGCACAGCGGACGTCGCTACCGCTTTGGCAGCGGGGCGAGCCGGCGCAACTTGGCTGTAGCCAGGCAACGAAGCCAGCAACAGCCCCGCCAGTGCGGAGCGGCGGAAAAGAGAAAAAATGGACGGTCTCCCAGCCGAGCCGGGAGCAAACAAGGAGTAGAGCATGGTACAACGAGCCTTTCTGCCGAAAGCTGTGACTGTATGTTGCAAGCGGCAGGTCTTCTGACTTCCCCGCCCGTCGATGGCCTTCCCGTTTCAGGCTGAAACAGTGGCCCGTAAGGTATCGACGGGGTTTTGAGGGGGTTACAGCAGCGGAGACTGTCCCGGATTCACACCGGATTCCCTTTTAAAGTCGTTCCGCACCGCGGAAACGACTACCAATTGCGCTAGCAAAAGTAGGCAAAAAATGTTGCCGCTGAGTATTTAGCCCGTCTAAGAGCTAGGTTGCAACTACCTTGCGCACGAAAGCAACGCGCTCAACGACGGGCACTTTGGGCAAATCGAGCACCGTGAAACCTAGGTCCTGGTACGTGCGGCGCAAGGCGTGGTAGAGCGCCTGAGCCTCACCGAAGGTCTGCCAGCGCTCGGCATCGTTCACGTAGATTTCCGCCCACGGCGGGGCCAGCAACACCGGCGAAGCGTACGGGTGCGTGGCTGCTGCGGTGTAGTACGCCGGCGGCACTGACAAGCCTGCAACTAGCATGTAGCCAATAACATCCGGAATACCTCGATCAAAAAAGGTGGTGCGGTTGGCTTGGCTGGCGGCTTGGTGCTGCGCCACCATTCGGGCTAGGGCTAGCTCCGCAAAACCAGCTAGGTTGCGCCACGGTACTTGGTCGGTGCCGAGCGCGACTTGCTCGCGAATGAGTTGGCGCGACACCTCATCGGCAGTTCCGAAGCCCACTTGCTGCAAGGCCGTCAGCAGCGTTGTTTTGCCAGCCCCAGGGCCGCCCGAAATCACGTAAAGCGGCATTCTTATTTTGTAATTAAACGCTCAAAAATACAATCGTGTCCCATTCTTCCCCGAAACCGCAGTTCCTGATTGCTGCCCCCAGCAGTGGGAGCGGCAAAACCACCCTTACGCTTGGGCTGCTGCGGGCATTGGCGCGACGCGGCTTGCGGGTGCAGCCCTTCAAGTGCGGCCCCGATTACCTTGACACGCACCACCACACTCAGGCCGCCGGCCGACCTAGCCTCAACCTCGACCTGTATATGGCATCGGTGGAGCACGCGCAAGCCACCTACGCCCGCTACACTGCCCCCGCCGATGTGGCAGTGGTGGAAGGCGTGATGGGCCTCTTCGACGGGGCCACCCGCATGCAAGGCAGCGCCGCCGATGTAGCTGAGCAGCTTGGTATTCCGGTTATTTTGGTGGTCAATGCCAAAGCCATGGCGTATTCAGTGGCGCCGCTGCTGTTTGGGTTCAAGAACTTTTACCCGGGCATTCGGCTAGTGGGCGCCATTTTCAACTTTGTGAACACCGCTTCGCACTTCCAATTTCTGCGCGAAGCCTGTGAGGATGTGGGCGTCGAGGTACTGGGCTATCTACCTAATAATCCAGCGTTTGCCATTCCATCGCGCCACCTAGGTTTGTCGATTGACGCGGAGGTTCAGTACGAGGCCATCGTGGAAGCCTTAGCCGACGCCTTGCCCCAAACCATCGACCTCGACCGCCTGCTGACCGTGACGAACACCGCTGCTCCCACGTGGGTACCTACCGTGCCGTCCGCCCTAAGTCTCCAACCACGCCGCATAGCCGTCGCCCGCGACGAGGCGTTTACCTTCACTTACCTTCAAAACCTAGATGCGCTACAGGAGCTAGGCGAAGTGACGTACTTCAGCCCCCTAGCTGACGCTGCCTTGCCTGCTGATACCGATTTCCTGTACTTGCCCGGCGGCTACCCCGAGCTGTTTGCCGAAGCGCTGAGCGCCAACCTCAGCATGCGCGCCAGCATTGCCGCGTATTGCGCCGCGGGCGGCACTGCCTACGCCGAGTGCGGCGGCCTGATGTACCTAGGCCGCACCCTCACCGATGCCCAGGGCCAGACCCTCCCCATGACAAACGTGCTGCCCTGCACCACTTCGATGCAGCAAGCTAAACTCACCCTAGGTTACCGAGCCTTGGAGTGGAAGGGCTTGAA
This Hymenobacter sp. GOD-10R DNA region includes the following protein-coding sequences:
- a CDS encoding TonB-dependent receptor, producing MKKKRLRRHHTATRIEIKLMLGTVLLVGTLQGAQAQVLADTLNRQRLGEVVVTATRSGAERAKLPQQIQVITQKDLRATPYQEFTDVLKKNASVDVIQYPGLLAGVGIRGFRPQSSGLNQRALLLVDGRPAGTTNLATLDLGSVQQIEVLKGPASALYGSQAMGGVVNVITRQSRGAVRSSLFTEYGSYQTVKLGGATGGNITEKLDFDLSFSMFDRAQDYKLGKKGLFRRELDGAEATKLYADGTSLSTDDKRADGQRRRYTKLNYYSGALRLGYQLSQHWRLDVRGESFVARNVQSPNDVYYGDLGNTTKDIERANLDVGVTADYDHHQLLVRAYTSKETNNNNTLYTGNTPIAPYRSFQSQYLWKGLQVKDIIKLGRQSITVGLDHNEATSNSLRYNATGANLAPFNPNYELNTTGIYAQGQLSLLEDKLIVTPGVRYDFITYNVKQTDLLTSFTPGKTTNPFFSPSLGAQYELLDGLRAHATIGRAYVTPDAYNVAGYSQTSPNATKQVSITQGNADLKNENSVTWDAGVRFGRPTTGFSADVTYFATQVRNRITTRTTNPAGETTPEGYTVASRTTYVNANDSQIRGLETELGYDFGALADNRYSLRVFAGGTRIFKAEDITNNLDNSQTKRDIFNVAKLSGNYGVTYGSTENGLNARLTGHYAGYRKDTDFTDVKSPQITYPRYMTLDFSAGYTFAGKHTISLLVNNLTNENYYEKRGYNLPGRNISGRYSINF
- a CDS encoding ABC transporter substrate-binding protein, translating into MLYSLFAPGSAGRPSIFSLFRRSALAGLLLASLPGYSQVAPARPAAKAVATSAVRGRTTVQFAKGFTISYVGGCKVITILSPFEQKTTATRYLLVPRGVTRPAGYTDAVVIQTPIRSLVALSSMHVALADFLGADDVIVGLGDFKYASAPRVRQRIAEGKIINAGQGRELNNELLIAQHPDLVMSTGWPGQGLSRFQTLQAAGVPVMINSEWVESTPLGRAEWVKVMAALLNKEDLVNQKFGQVVRDYQRLAALGQKAAKKPKVIVGLPFKDVWHVPDMDSYMAQFLRDAGTTYAWDKTKSPQGSLALSFETVSPVALSADYWLQTGSANTKTDITAQDTRYAAFAPFKNNRLYNNNKRTNAQGSNDYWESGAVHPDVVLSDLIKILHPELLPKWQLYYYKPVQ
- a CDS encoding AAA family ATPase encodes the protein MPLYVISGGPGAGKTTLLTALQQVGFGTADEVSRQLIREQVALGTDQVPWRNLAGFAELALARMVAQHQAASQANRTTFFDRGIPDVIGYMLVAGLSVPPAYYTAAATHPYASPVLLAPPWAEIYVNDAERWQTFGEAQALYHALRRTYQDLGFTVLDLPKVPVVERVAFVRKVVAT
- a CDS encoding cobyrinate a,c-diamide synthase; translated protein: MSHSSPKPQFLIAAPSSGSGKTTLTLGLLRALARRGLRVQPFKCGPDYLDTHHHTQAAGRPSLNLDLYMASVEHAQATYARYTAPADVAVVEGVMGLFDGATRMQGSAADVAEQLGIPVILVVNAKAMAYSVAPLLFGFKNFYPGIRLVGAIFNFVNTASHFQFLREACEDVGVEVLGYLPNNPAFAIPSRHLGLSIDAEVQYEAIVEALADALPQTIDLDRLLTVTNTAAPTWVPTVPSALSLQPRRIAVARDEAFTFTYLQNLDALQELGEVTYFSPLADAALPADTDFLYLPGGYPELFAEALSANLSMRASIAAYCAAGGTAYAECGGLMYLGRTLTDAQGQTLPMTNVLPCTTSMQQAKLTLGYRALEWKGLKIKGHEFHYSTLEDQGLIPAAVQITNAKGADVPVQVYRHGNVWASYVHLYWGENRTFIEHLVTNALTSAPPE